In Helianthus annuus cultivar XRQ/B chromosome 3, HanXRQr2.0-SUNRISE, whole genome shotgun sequence, a single window of DNA contains:
- the LOC110932555 gene encoding formin-like protein 14 — protein MAATIATATSDHHRRRHPPPPSLSTTTTHCYHLPPPSPPSPPLPPLTTAATHLCRHPPPLLSPLIVVSTSRHLHPPLPPPLQLPPITTHHRRP, from the coding sequence ATGGCCGCCACTATCGCCACTGCCACCTCCGATCACCACCGCCGTCGCCACCCACCTCCGCCATCGctatcaaccaccaccacccactgcTACCACCTGCCACCACCGTCGCCACCGTCGCCACCGCTACCACCTCTGACCACCGCTGCCACCCACCTTTGCCGTCACCCACCACCGCTGCTGTCACCACTCATCGTCGTCTCCACTAGCCGCCATCTCCACCCACCACTACCGCCGCCGCTACAactgccacctatcaccacccaccatCGTCGCCCATGA